The following coding sequences lie in one Marispirochaeta sp. genomic window:
- a CDS encoding TetR/AcrR family transcriptional regulator: MGIIERKLRDKKRRTEEIINAARRIFMRKGYTDATMLDIAEESELSRRTLYLYFKSKEEISFELMYEAFTALYQRLLDSYAGDGTALDKLNRFKHAYLAFYNEDFDNFYFTVYFNVKLNLKNMQEGDAEQCFEVIQQIITLLTRIIEEGIREGIFRFLPDARRSAFVLAEMIQASMQQIATRRDVFRLSSDYSEGDVLAELFDLAVHSIIAHTK; encoded by the coding sequence ATGGGAATAATTGAACGCAAGCTTCGTGATAAAAAACGCCGCACAGAAGAGATTATTAACGCGGCACGGCGAATCTTCATGCGAAAGGGCTATACCGATGCCACGATGCTTGATATTGCCGAAGAGTCGGAGCTGAGCCGCAGAACTCTTTACCTCTATTTCAAGAGTAAAGAGGAAATCTCTTTTGAACTGATGTATGAAGCCTTTACTGCCCTCTATCAGCGGCTTCTGGATTCCTATGCCGGCGACGGAACAGCCCTGGACAAACTTAATCGTTTCAAGCATGCCTACCTTGCCTTTTATAATGAGGATTTTGACAACTTCTATTTTACCGTCTATTTTAATGTAAAACTGAACCTTAAGAATATGCAGGAAGGCGATGCCGAGCAATGTTTTGAAGTAATACAACAGATTATTACTCTTTTGACGCGGATAATCGAAGAAGGAATCCGGGAAGGCATTTTTCGCTTTCTACCGGATGCCCGGCGGTCCGCTTTCGTGCTGGCAGAAATGATTCAGGCCTCGATGCAGCAGATTGCTACACGGCGGGATGTTTTTCGTCTCTCCTCAGATTACTCGGAAGGTGATGTTCTCGCTGAACTCTTCGACCTGGCGGTACATTCGATAATAGCGCATACAAAGTAG
- a CDS encoding helicase-related protein, with translation MRDFSSGKIDILVSTSVVEVGVDVPNATCMVVEHAERFGLAALHQLRGRVGRGPFQSYLFLVYTPELSEEGKQRLKVMMEYADGFAVAEEDLKIRGPGNLTGTEQAGFLRLRFADPVADGGTMLKARNLAREILQKDPGLLQPENSLLRQVINRTRPFEEDIINGG, from the coding sequence ATGAGGGATTTCAGTTCAGGAAAGATCGATATCCTGGTCTCCACCAGCGTTGTCGAGGTCGGAGTGGATGTCCCCAACGCGACCTGCATGGTAGTAGAACACGCCGAACGATTCGGACTCGCAGCGCTGCATCAGCTTCGGGGACGGGTCGGCAGAGGACCTTTCCAGAGCTACCTTTTCCTGGTGTATACCCCCGAACTGAGCGAGGAAGGAAAGCAGCGGCTCAAGGTCATGATGGAGTATGCCGACGGTTTTGCTGTGGCAGAAGAGGACCTGAAGATCCGCGGCCCGGGCAACCTGACCGGGACCGAACAAGCCGGGTTTTTACGGCTCCGCTTTGCCGACCCCGTGGCGGATGGCGGAACCATGCTCAAGGCCCGCAATCTGGCTCGGGAGATACTGCAGAAAGATCCGGGTCTACTGCAGCCGGAAAACTCGCTGCTGCGGCAGGTTATCAATCGGACCCGGCCTTTTGAAGAAGACATTATCAACGGAGGCTGA
- a CDS encoding efflux RND transporter permease subunit, with protein MNWITKHPKFVLTIILIVTIITGLLIPGIVINNSVRVFFPDDHPSNLKLEQLDETYGNQILMVVSLTAEEKGILTPALINHVEELVKEIETYDFVEDVKALTNTDYPVGTDEGMEVGPLIPSDFSGSDREIEEIRRRLMDWPQMYRQMVYSDDLKATQLIISIDYDHEAKDLDILYSKVISLIKEKGLSGVEYRLAGHPVITQRAKAYMYHDLLFLIPVVLAVILTVLFLAFKKPRATLLPVINVAIATVWTFGLMAQAGIEFTIITTCLPVLLIAVGSAYGIHVLNHYYDELLETGSELEHSELVARSVRRVTKPVLMAGVTTIAGFMSIVTSQIVPLRMFAILSSLGTLFSLILAMTFIPAILCLKPPKDHAKTRDSGHAAEMRERFYIKLFNYLRSRKPALLLGTMIIIAFSIYGLTQIDIESSMLEYFPKQSTMRQHNDYIAKTFSGTNIFSLVIKGEESGDLTNPEILKVMDDLKTYLIEHHEKIGKIISYSDFIRRMNMIMNYPPAEVLADGDVVTPAETSSFSNDDVEFASFFDDAEPEEDASFSSFFDDEESGTGAAGEVVSSIDEQSESPYFYNQYSQQMTYRDFLELISEAVLEKSGAELSAGELVELIQRHFNYRGAAFDEIPCDPAKYPVETREELANLISQYLLLYSGSLDEFADDALEPTEACMTLQMTNNATGPVAEVIKDAMAYAERNFPEGYVLEAGGTAEMELALTRMVTSSQIVSLAVALVIVFIIIALAFRSILAGLIGCVPLSMAILINFGIMGLTGINLDIVTSLIASIAIGIGVDYTIHLLTNYHEERLKSDDLQQVTRNSLKLSGRAILINAFAVGLGFAVLLFSGFVVLRYIGLLVAVIMGTSSLAALVLLPIILNTFRPAFISRKPGEK; from the coding sequence GTGAACTGGATAACGAAACATCCAAAGTTTGTGCTTACCATAATATTGATTGTAACTATCATTACCGGTCTGCTCATTCCTGGGATTGTCATTAATAACAGTGTGAGGGTCTTCTTTCCCGATGATCATCCCTCGAATTTGAAACTGGAGCAGCTTGACGAGACCTACGGTAATCAAATACTGATGGTTGTCTCTCTGACTGCTGAAGAGAAGGGCATTCTGACCCCGGCGCTTATTAATCATGTTGAAGAGCTGGTGAAAGAAATAGAAACTTATGATTTTGTTGAGGATGTAAAGGCCCTGACAAATACGGACTATCCCGTGGGTACCGACGAAGGAATGGAGGTCGGTCCCCTCATCCCCAGCGATTTCTCCGGAAGCGACAGGGAAATCGAAGAGATCCGCCGCAGGCTGATGGACTGGCCCCAGATGTACAGGCAAATGGTCTACAGTGATGACTTGAAGGCTACCCAGCTGATCATTTCAATTGACTATGATCATGAGGCCAAGGACCTGGATATCCTCTATTCCAAGGTCATATCCCTGATCAAGGAGAAAGGTCTTTCTGGTGTCGAGTATCGCCTGGCGGGACACCCGGTCATAACACAGCGGGCCAAGGCTTACATGTATCACGATCTTTTGTTCCTGATTCCAGTGGTCCTGGCGGTTATTCTGACGGTACTCTTTTTGGCCTTTAAAAAACCCCGGGCGACGCTGCTGCCGGTAATCAACGTCGCAATTGCAACCGTCTGGACCTTCGGGCTAATGGCGCAGGCGGGAATCGAATTCACCATCATCACTACCTGTTTGCCGGTATTGTTGATAGCGGTGGGAAGCGCCTACGGCATCCATGTCCTTAATCACTACTACGATGAACTTTTAGAGACGGGTTCCGAACTTGAACATTCTGAACTGGTCGCCCGGTCTGTTCGCAGGGTAACAAAGCCGGTGCTCATGGCAGGCGTTACCACTATTGCGGGCTTTATGTCCATCGTAACCTCCCAGATTGTTCCCCTGCGGATGTTCGCGATTTTATCCTCTTTGGGAACTCTTTTCTCCCTGATTCTGGCAATGACCTTTATTCCGGCAATCCTGTGCCTGAAGCCTCCCAAAGATCATGCAAAGACGCGCGACTCCGGCCATGCAGCTGAAATGCGGGAGCGTTTCTATATAAAGCTTTTTAACTATCTGCGCAGCCGTAAACCGGCGCTTCTTCTGGGCACCATGATCATTATCGCTTTTTCGATCTACGGTCTGACACAGATCGATATCGAGAGTTCGATGCTTGAGTACTTTCCAAAGCAGAGTACCATGAGGCAGCATAACGACTATATTGCAAAGACTTTTAGCGGTACCAATATCTTCAGTCTTGTCATCAAAGGAGAGGAGTCGGGAGATCTTACGAACCCCGAGATTCTGAAGGTCATGGATGACCTGAAAACCTACCTGATTGAGCATCATGAAAAGATCGGCAAAATTATATCTTACTCGGATTTTATCCGACGGATGAACATGATAATGAACTACCCCCCTGCGGAGGTTCTGGCAGACGGCGACGTTGTCACGCCTGCGGAGACCTCGTCCTTCTCTAACGACGACGTAGAATTTGCGAGTTTCTTCGACGACGCTGAACCGGAGGAGGATGCCTCGTTCTCAAGTTTCTTTGACGACGAAGAGTCCGGGACAGGGGCCGCGGGAGAGGTAGTTTCTTCTATAGATGAGCAATCTGAATCCCCCTATTTCTACAACCAGTATTCTCAGCAGATGACGTACCGTGATTTCCTGGAACTGATAAGTGAAGCGGTCCTGGAGAAATCCGGAGCGGAGCTGAGCGCCGGTGAGCTGGTTGAGCTGATCCAGCGGCACTTCAACTATCGTGGAGCTGCATTCGACGAAATACCCTGCGATCCGGCCAAATATCCTGTGGAAACACGGGAGGAGCTTGCCAACCTGATCAGCCAGTACCTGCTGCTTTATTCGGGCTCACTGGATGAGTTCGCCGATGACGCACTTGAACCGACTGAGGCCTGCATGACGCTGCAAATGACCAATAACGCAACCGGACCTGTTGCCGAGGTTATCAAAGACGCTATGGCGTATGCGGAACGGAATTTTCCTGAAGGATATGTGCTTGAAGCGGGCGGTACCGCCGAAATGGAGCTGGCATTGACCAGGATGGTTACCAGCTCACAGATAGTGAGTCTCGCCGTGGCTCTGGTCATTGTCTTCATCATCATAGCTCTGGCATTCCGCAGCATCCTGGCAGGTTTGATCGGCTGTGTTCCTTTGAGCATGGCGATTCTGATCAACTTTGGAATTATGGGGCTGACAGGGATCAACCTCGATATTGTTACATCCCTGATAGCCTCCATTGCCATCGGTATCGGCGTGGATTATACCATCCACCTCCTGACCAACTATCACGAGGAACGCCTGAAGAGCGACGACCTGCAGCAGGTGACCCGCAATTCGCTGAAGCTCTCGGGACGGGCAATCCTGATCAATGCTTTCGCCGTGGGGCTGGGCTTTGCAGTGCTTCTCTTCTCGGGCTTTGTGGTACTGCGCTACATCGGTCTCTTGGTGGCTGTTATCATGGGAACCTCCTCCCTTGCGGCGCTGGTTCTCCTGCCCATCATTCTCAATACCTTCCGTCCGGCCTTCATTTCCCGGAAGCCCGGTGAGAAGTAA
- the dnaE gene encoding DNA polymerase III subunit alpha, whose product MPEFVHLHNHSDYSLLDGAASIDKLVAKAAGLGMKHLALTDHGNMFGVLRFYKECKKRGINPIIGCEFYVAPKSRLVKSGSENQNKYYHLVLLAKNKKGYQNLLVLVSQGYLDGFYYKPRIDNDLLKEHAEGLICTSACLAGEIPTHLVNGQYEEAKKAAEFYRGLFGPEGFYLELQDHGIPEQKQVNPRIIELSRETGIPLIATNDIHYLEKEHAEAQDILICIGTGKKASDEKRMRFDSQEFYFKTPDEMAAIFKETPEALANTVRIAEQCSLEIPLPGPLLPDYEIPDEFSSPEEFMRHIVYQGLEKLYPEISEEIRKRAEYELSVIQGMGFTGYFLIVWDFIDFARKNGIPVGPGRGSGAGSLVAYAMRITDIDPLKYSLLFERFMNPERVSMPDFDVDFCFERRGEVIDYVTRKYGADKVGAICTFGTLKTKAVLKDVARVLDIPFNESNEISKLVPEGPKINLEKALEMEPRLKEYREKGGIYRRLIDTALVLEGMNRHSSTHACGMVIGRSKLTDYVPLYKDSKTGQVSTEFTMDQLEECGLVKMDFLGLKTLTLIKNTEKTDPQDQSGI is encoded by the coding sequence ATGCCGGAATTTGTTCATCTCCATAACCATTCCGACTATTCGCTCCTGGACGGGGCGGCAAGTATCGATAAACTGGTCGCAAAGGCCGCCGGGCTGGGCATGAAGCACCTGGCCCTGACAGATCACGGCAACATGTTCGGGGTTCTGCGTTTTTACAAAGAGTGTAAAAAGCGCGGAATCAATCCCATCATCGGCTGTGAGTTCTACGTAGCGCCTAAATCGAGGCTGGTAAAAAGCGGTTCGGAAAACCAGAACAAGTATTACCATCTCGTACTGCTTGCAAAGAACAAAAAGGGGTATCAAAACCTGCTGGTCCTGGTTTCTCAAGGGTATCTGGACGGTTTTTACTATAAACCCCGTATTGATAATGATCTTCTCAAAGAGCATGCCGAAGGCCTGATCTGTACCTCCGCCTGCCTGGCCGGAGAGATCCCGACCCACCTGGTGAACGGACAGTACGAAGAAGCAAAAAAAGCGGCGGAGTTCTATCGAGGGCTTTTTGGCCCGGAGGGCTTCTATCTTGAACTGCAGGACCACGGCATCCCTGAACAGAAGCAGGTAAATCCCCGGATAATAGAACTTTCCAGGGAGACAGGGATCCCCCTGATAGCAACCAACGATATTCACTACCTGGAAAAAGAACACGCCGAGGCCCAGGATATCCTGATCTGCATCGGCACCGGTAAAAAGGCCTCCGACGAGAAACGCATGCGCTTTGACAGTCAGGAGTTCTACTTTAAGACTCCCGACGAGATGGCCGCCATCTTCAAGGAGACCCCGGAGGCCTTGGCAAATACTGTAAGAATCGCCGAGCAGTGCAGTCTCGAGATACCCCTCCCCGGCCCACTGCTCCCGGATTACGAGATCCCTGATGAGTTCTCCAGTCCCGAAGAGTTTATGCGCCACATCGTCTACCAGGGACTGGAAAAGCTCTATCCTGAAATAAGCGAAGAGATCCGGAAGCGGGCCGAGTACGAGCTCAGTGTTATTCAGGGAATGGGCTTTACCGGCTATTTTCTAATCGTGTGGGACTTTATCGACTTTGCCCGCAAAAACGGCATACCTGTCGGCCCGGGGCGCGGCTCCGGAGCGGGAAGCCTTGTGGCCTATGCCATGCGGATTACCGATATTGATCCCTTAAAGTACAGCCTCCTTTTTGAGCGCTTTATGAATCCCGAACGGGTATCCATGCCCGACTTTGACGTCGACTTCTGCTTCGAACGGCGGGGAGAGGTCATCGATTACGTTACCCGCAAGTACGGTGCCGACAAGGTGGGAGCCATCTGTACCTTCGGAACCCTGAAAACCAAAGCCGTACTGAAAGACGTGGCCCGGGTGCTGGATATTCCTTTTAACGAGTCCAACGAGATCAGTAAACTTGTTCCCGAGGGTCCGAAGATCAATCTCGAAAAGGCCCTGGAGATGGAACCGCGGCTCAAGGAGTACCGTGAAAAGGGAGGAATCTACCGCCGGCTGATTGATACCGCCCTGGTACTGGAAGGCATGAACCGCCACTCGTCGACCCACGCCTGCGGTATGGTCATCGGCCGCAGCAAACTGACGGATTACGTCCCCCTCTACAAGGACTCCAAAACCGGGCAGGTCTCCACCGAGTTTACCATGGATCAGCTGGAGGAGTGCGGTCTTGTAAAGATGGACTTCCTGGGTCTCAAGACCCTGACGCTGATCAAGAACACGGAAAAAACTGATCCGCAAGATCAATCCGGAATTTGA
- a CDS encoding DEAD/DEAH box helicase has translation MQKSGSTGSFPYRFGEIQSSAFEFEAADTPDNLSAFGTLVPIYPAGADIRQGTIRKAVLYAFREYSTEIEDEIPPVYATEGTSVSKREQLQDLHSPQTLADAKRARRSLAWEEFFYLQLTIARRALNLRAGRRKRTKTSGSLARRVIEALPFELTPDQKTTLKEIREDLNTPRPMARLIQGDVGSGKTLTAFLAACENIEAEEQVAFMAPTELLARQHAENAARLLKPAEVRIALLTGSVQSQARGELLSRLESGEIDLVIGTHALFSEGVRFNRLGLAIIDEQQRFGVLQRVALAKKGEEPDMLVMTATPIPRTLAMTVFGDLDVSTIRTMPPGRKPVITHLARMGREEKVYNWIRKEVQAGRQAYCVYPLISESSKMELKDAEGMFEALKKRFSDFRLGLDPFPSG, from the coding sequence GTGCAAAAATCAGGATCTACGGGCAGTTTTCCCTACCGCTTCGGAGAGATTCAATCATCGGCATTCGAGTTTGAAGCCGCGGATACTCCAGACAATCTCAGTGCCTTCGGGACACTTGTTCCCATCTATCCCGCAGGAGCTGATATACGCCAGGGAACAATCCGCAAAGCTGTACTTTATGCATTCAGGGAATATTCAACCGAAATAGAAGATGAAATTCCTCCTGTGTACGCCACGGAAGGAACATCCGTCAGCAAGCGCGAGCAGCTGCAGGATCTTCATTCTCCCCAAACCCTTGCCGATGCGAAACGGGCCCGCCGGTCCCTTGCCTGGGAGGAGTTCTTTTACCTGCAGCTGACAATTGCACGCCGGGCCTTGAATCTCCGCGCCGGCCGCCGGAAGCGAACAAAGACCTCCGGCAGTCTTGCCCGCCGGGTAATCGAAGCCCTGCCCTTCGAGCTGACACCGGACCAGAAAACGACCCTTAAGGAGATCCGGGAAGACTTGAACACCCCAAGACCAATGGCACGGCTTATTCAGGGAGACGTTGGCAGCGGCAAGACCCTTACCGCCTTTCTCGCGGCCTGTGAAAATATCGAAGCGGAAGAGCAGGTTGCCTTTATGGCCCCCACGGAGCTCCTGGCCCGACAGCACGCGGAAAACGCCGCCCGTCTTCTGAAACCCGCGGAGGTGCGCATAGCTCTCCTTACAGGCTCCGTACAGTCCCAGGCCCGGGGAGAACTGCTCTCCAGGCTGGAATCCGGAGAGATCGACCTTGTTATCGGCACCCACGCCCTCTTCTCCGAAGGGGTACGTTTTAACCGCCTGGGCCTGGCAATCATCGACGAACAGCAGCGTTTCGGGGTCCTGCAGCGGGTTGCCCTGGCAAAGAAGGGTGAGGAACCGGACATGCTGGTTATGACCGCGACCCCCATTCCGCGGACCCTGGCTATGACGGTTTTCGGTGATCTTGATGTCTCAACTATCAGGACCATGCCCCCCGGGCGCAAACCGGTGATTACCCACCTTGCCCGTATGGGCCGGGAAGAAAAGGTCTATAACTGGATCAGAAAAGAGGTGCAGGCCGGCAGGCAGGCCTATTGCGTCTATCCCCTTATTTCCGAAAGCAGTAAAATGGAACTGAAGGATGCGGAAGGCATGTTCGAAGCCCTGAAGAAAAGGTTTTCCGATTTCAGGCTCGGACTCGATCCATTCCCGTCTGGATGA
- a CDS encoding YggT family protein: protein MQQVMRFISGALSVYMILIFIRVLMTWFQGASYGRAMEILRSITDPYLYWFRRFPFLRTGAMDFSPLAALIVLVIILNITNRIALTGNISPGNCSRNHCRLPLGRRRLAADLFFHPDPDQICYPSAAYINCISLYSNPGYYYCTDPALYFPAYLPGTECYLPDGLALSGAILLLTRLFGNLIFYHIQRLLASLPF, encoded by the coding sequence ATGCAGCAGGTAATGCGTTTTATCTCCGGTGCCCTGTCGGTGTACATGATTCTGATCTTTATACGGGTTCTGATGACCTGGTTCCAGGGAGCAAGTTACGGAAGGGCCATGGAGATCCTGCGCTCAATTACCGATCCATACCTCTACTGGTTCCGCCGATTCCCCTTTCTGCGGACCGGCGCCATGGATTTCTCTCCTTTGGCCGCGCTGATAGTACTGGTCATTATTCTGAACATTACCAACCGCATAGCCCTGACAGGCAATATTTCCCCTGGGAATTGTTCTCGCAATCATTGTCGGCTCCCTCTGGGGCGCCGTCGGCTGGCTGCTGACCTTTTTTTTCATCCTGATCCTGATCAGATTTGTTACCCTTCTGCTGCGTACATCAACTGTATCTCCCTTTATTCAAACCCTGGATATTATTATTGCACCGATCCTGCGCTTTATTTCCCGGCATATCTTCCGGGGACAGAATGTTACCTACCAGACGGACTTGCTCTCAGCGGTGCCATTCTTCTTTTAACCCGCCTGTTCGGCAACCTCATCTTCTACCATATTCAGCGGCTCCTGGCTTCCCTGCCATTCTAA
- a CDS encoding outer membrane lipoprotein-sorting protein, translated as MIKRIVFLLMAVMIPLSLFGLDGTEIAQRAHDIEDGETSHNAVQMDLIESNGEVKRRLIEAWGRDEGELTSMVMVFRSPASVKDTRYLQVENDGRDDDKWIYLPALKRVRRIASSEGDKSFMGSDATYDDMETRDVERDYHELLREERFADWDCYVVKAWAKDPADSQYAYRVTWFDKASFVPVKVEMYDKQEELLKILTVEELERVQGYWTPMQTLMENVQTGHSTRLIIKQIVYDEPLPEALFSTAFLETGRVR; from the coding sequence ATGATCAAACGAATTGTATTTCTGCTAATGGCGGTAATGATCCCCTTGAGTCTCTTTGGGCTGGACGGCACCGAGATCGCCCAGCGGGCTCACGACATCGAAGACGGCGAAACGAGCCACAACGCGGTTCAGATGGACCTGATCGAAAGCAATGGCGAGGTAAAAAGACGGCTGATCGAGGCGTGGGGCAGGGACGAGGGCGAATTGACCTCCATGGTGATGGTCTTCCGCAGTCCAGCCTCGGTCAAGGATACCCGCTACCTGCAGGTTGAGAACGATGGCCGGGACGACGACAAATGGATCTACCTTCCTGCCCTGAAGCGGGTGCGCCGGATTGCATCCTCCGAAGGTGACAAGTCCTTTATGGGCTCCGACGCGACCTATGACGATATGGAGACCCGGGATGTAGAACGGGACTATCACGAGCTCCTTCGGGAGGAGCGCTTCGCCGACTGGGACTGCTATGTGGTCAAAGCCTGGGCAAAGGATCCTGCCGACAGTCAGTACGCCTACCGGGTTACCTGGTTCGATAAAGCGAGCTTTGTTCCGGTGAAAGTTGAAATGTACGATAAACAGGAAGAGCTTCTGAAAATACTTACCGTCGAGGAGCTTGAGAGGGTCCAGGGCTACTGGACGCCCATGCAGACACTGATGGAGAACGTCCAGACCGGCCACTCCACCCGGCTTATCATCAAGCAGATCGTCTACGACGAGCCCCTGCCGGAAGCCCTTTTCTCGACCGCCTTCCTGGAGACCGGCCGGGTCCGCTAG
- a CDS encoding OB-fold nucleic acid binding domain-containing protein: MTRWSFCAWKKRIWGTTSPDTPLDKYRDIFKKCVNLNVSRAENAATEKSYTLLGMIKSLRTIITKKGDQMAFAMYEDFNGSMELIFFPKTWAQLRDQVTVDMVIGLEGKIDKTRKTRSFLWTGLSTPRN; this comes from the coding sequence TTGACCAGATGGAGCTTCTGCGCATGGAAAAAGAGAATCTGGGGAACTACTTCTCCGGACACCCCGCTGGACAAGTACCGGGATATCTTTAAAAAATGCGTAAACCTGAATGTCTCCCGGGCAGAAAACGCAGCGACGGAGAAAAGCTATACCCTGCTGGGAATGATTAAATCCCTGCGGACAATCATAACAAAAAAAGGCGACCAGATGGCTTTTGCCATGTACGAAGACTTCAACGGCTCCATGGAATTGATCTTCTTTCCCAAAACCTGGGCACAGCTCCGCGATCAGGTAACGGTGGACATGGTAATCGGTCTTGAAGGCAAAATTGATAAAACAAGGAAGACCCGAAGTTTCTTGTGGACAGGATTATCGACCCCGCGCAATTAA
- the rsmD gene encoding 16S rRNA (guanine(966)-N(2))-methyltransferase RsmD encodes MRVTGGRYRGRTVKCPRGVIRPAMDRMRESLFNILGNIAGESFLDLFSGSGVVGIEAASRGAEPVVLVEKDRGKRSVLLQNISMVDTPIQAHIMGAERFLKTGDNLFDCIYLDPPFPLGGKRDFIRMSERRLKEDGLLMIHFPEEDDPGESIGALTRFDLRHFGRSQLGFYRFAR; translated from the coding sequence ATGCGCGTAACCGGAGGCCGCTACCGCGGCAGAACTGTAAAATGCCCCAGGGGAGTCATACGACCGGCAATGGACCGGATGCGGGAGTCCCTCTTTAATATCCTGGGAAATATCGCGGGAGAATCCTTTCTGGATCTTTTTTCCGGATCCGGGGTGGTTGGTATAGAAGCGGCGTCCCGGGGCGCAGAACCGGTGGTCCTGGTAGAGAAGGACCGGGGTAAACGCTCCGTGCTGCTGCAAAATATTTCCATGGTGGACACACCGATACAAGCGCATATTATGGGTGCAGAGCGCTTTCTGAAAACCGGCGACAACCTGTTCGACTGCATCTATCTTGACCCGCCTTTCCCCCTTGGCGGGAAAAGGGACTTCATCCGCATGTCGGAAAGGCGCTTAAAGGAAGACGGCCTTTTGATGATTCACTTTCCTGAAGAGGACGACCCTGGAGAGAGCATCGGGGCCCTTACCCGCTTCGATCTGCGGCATTTCGGCAGGTCCCAACTTGGTTTCTATCGATTCGCCCGGTAA